AACGATGTGCCCACAGTTAGAACAACGTTTAGATGATGGGAACCAACGGTCAATCTTGACCAGTTCCCGCCCATACCATTCCGCTTTGTATTCCAACTGTCGAACTATCTCACCCCAACTTGCATCACTAATAGAAAGGGCAAGCTTGTGGTTTTTGATCATGTTCTTCACAGCCAAGTCCTCTACAACGATCATTTGGTTTTCACAAATCAATTGAGTCGTCAGCTTGTGAAGATGGTCTTGTCTAGCATCGGCAATTTCAGCATGGATACGAGCAACCTTAAGCCGTGCCTTATATCGGTTGTTCGAGCCTTTCTGTTTCCGTGCCAGTGCTTTGTGAGCTTTGCGAAGTTTCCGACGCTTATCCCGAAACGTTTTAGGGTTGGTTATCTTAGTGCCGTCACTCAGGGTCAACAAACTGGAAATACCCAAGTCAATCCCTAGCTTGCCGGTAGCTGGTGGCAATGGCGCAATGCTGATATCAACCAACAAGGATACATACCAGCAACCAGAAGGTGTAAGTCTTACGGTGATAGTGCTAGGCACTGCTTCTTTAGGGAGTTGTCTAGACCACCGAATCGGTAATGGATCAGCGCACTTCGCCAAATATACATTGCCATCACGATACTTGAAGGCAGACTTGGTGAACTCTGCACTTGCGCCGTTCGACTTTTTCTTGAAATTGGGATACTTAGCCCGGCCTGCAAAGAAGTTTGTATATGCCTTCTGCAAATGCCTTAAGCCTTGCTGTAATGGGACACAACTAACTTCATTCAGAAAGTCTAATTCATCCAGTTTCTTCCACTCAGTTAGCATTGCCGACGTTTCCTTATATCCGATACGCTCTTGCCGCTCATACCATGCTTCAGTCCTTGCCGCTAATGCACGGTTATAGATCAAGCGAGTACAGCCAAGCGTCTTCCTCAACAGGGTTTCCTGTTCAGGAGTTGGATAAAAACGAAACTTAAATGCTTTTTGAGTCATGCTCACATTATATCATTTATTGTGTGAGACTGCGGCTAAAGCCGCTTGCCTCGCTTTTCCTCCCCGCTCTAAAGAGACGGGGTTTCCAAGCTCAGTGGAGGCTCTCATGATTAATTCAATCACCTGGGTATGAGTTGAAGGGGAGATAAGCGGTTATATCATAAACCATTCAGTAAGACTAATATCCCCTAGGGACACTTTAACCGAAAAGCGATCGCCAATTTCAGCACTAAAATCGAGTTGCATAGATTTTGTACTTCTAGAAGAAGCTTGCATCACCACTTCATCTTCGTCATCTAAAATCGACAATTGCAGGTCTGGGGGTAAATGGGACTGGTTCCCTAGGGGATAGACTTGTACAAAAATATCAAATTCGTCATTCACCATCGGATGAATACCTATAAATAATCCGATTGGCTCACCATTGGGGTCTAATTGTAACTTTTTGCCCCGTTCACAGTGGTTAGGTGCAGAAGCGGTAACACTAGGATGTCTAAAACTGAAAGCCAATTGGGGTTGGGAGGTTGACCAAAATTCCCTCCAAGTTTGCCAACCCGAAGCCAGCTGATCCTCTAAATTATCCAACCATTGAGTCAGCATGACTGGATGCAAATGTTCCAAGAGAGTATCGAGGGAGTGAAAGTCAGTTAAGGGGACTTCTGAGTGATAGACATGGGGCAAATATCCCACCAGATTGGCTTCCGTGAGGTCTGAGTTGAGTTGAACGGCAATATAGGCTAGGCGATCGCCCCAAGTTTCTGGCGGAATAACGCACCTAGATTCTCCCGGTAAAACCGGCCGACACTCCACTCGACCTTTGCCCTCAATCCATAGATCAGCACTATTAGAAAGAGATTGCAAAATAGGGTTATGACTGTCAGAGGCTTCCCCATCCGGAGCGAGATCGAACCATTCTAAGTAGGTTTTCACTGCCTGAATCGCTAATGTATTCAGATAAACTTGTTTCGCTTTACCCGGATCGACTTGATTTTGGGCGCATCGGGCTGCCTGCTCGTGAACCTTCAGGGTTAAGGGCATGGTGATTGTAGGATTAGTTTTCATCATCGTTCGAGTTGGAAATAGGTTGGGTCAAAATATAGGTTTGGATCTGGGCAGAAAATTTAGCTAAACATCGGTGATAGAACCGATTAATTGTAACTAGGCGAATGC
This genomic interval from Roseofilum capinflatum BLCC-M114 contains the following:
- a CDS encoding DUF1822 family protein, whose translation is MKTNPTITMPLTLKVHEQAARCAQNQVDPGKAKQVYLNTLAIQAVKTYLEWFDLAPDGEASDSHNPILQSLSNSADLWIEGKGRVECRPVLPGESRCVIPPETWGDRLAYIAVQLNSDLTEANLVGYLPHVYHSEVPLTDFHSLDTLLEHLHPVMLTQWLDNLEDQLASGWQTWREFWSTSQPQLAFSFRHPSVTASAPNHCERGKKLQLDPNGEPIGLFIGIHPMVNDEFDIFVQVYPLGNQSHLPPDLQLSILDDEDEVVMQASSRSTKSMQLDFSAEIGDRFSVKVSLGDISLTEWFMI
- a CDS encoding RNA-guided endonuclease InsQ/TnpB family protein gives rise to the protein MTQKAFKFRFYPTPEQETLLRKTLGCTRLIYNRALAARTEAWYERQERIGYKETSAMLTEWKKLDELDFLNEVSCVPLQQGLRHLQKAYTNFFAGRAKYPNFKKKSNGASAEFTKSAFKYRDGNVYLAKCADPLPIRWSRQLPKEAVPSTITVRLTPSGCWYVSLLVDISIAPLPPATGKLGIDLGISSLLTLSDGTKITNPKTFRDKRRKLRKAHKALARKQKGSNNRYKARLKVARIHAEIADARQDHLHKLTTQLICENQMIVVEDLAVKNMIKNHKLALSISDASWGEIVRQLEYKAEWYGRELVKIDRWFPSSKRCSNCGHIVDKMPLNIRDWVCPDCGCNHDRDVNAAKNILAAGLAVSVCGATVRPEESKSRKAGAMKQKP